The genomic region CCATCTCGGCGCCAGCGATTTCAAATGCGAACGATGGGGGTTCTGATCTCTCGTGGAACGACAGCGGGATAGGCGTATGGCGGTATGATCCCGGTGCTGGCGGCTGGGTAGATATGCCCCAGTCGCTGCCAGAAGACCCAAAAATCTACAAGTTCGAGTATTTGTGCCTGGATGACGGCAAGAACAACTTTGACATTGGGTGCCTGGCGGCCTCGATCAAGTGCACCGATGGCAAGGATGGCCGCCCAGTACGTTGGTATGAGTCGCTGAAGGTATTAAGCCCACCGGTCTGGAGCCGGATATCGCCCGACCGCTGTGTATATACCGAGGACCCAAGTGACGTCCTCGGAAGGATCGCCGCCCAGATCCAGCGTCGTTTCGAGCAACTTCCTGTCAACGCAGGCACTCTAGGTATACAGCCGAGACCCCATACGCTGAGGGGCGCCGAAACCAACTTCTTCGCCGAGTCATCGGAACAGTCCTTTGACGTGACGATGCTCGGGCAGAAGGTTCACATCATCGCCAAACCTGTCCAGTACCGCTGGGACTACGGCGACGGCAGGTCGCTTGGGCCCACGACCACCATGGGCGGCCCGCTCCCTCAGGACCGGTGGGGTGAGAAGACCCGGACCAGCCACGCCTACGCCGCGACCGGCGACTTCAGCGTAGTCCTCACCACGTACTTCCAGGGAACCTACTCCGTGAACGGCGGGCCGGACCTTCCCATCCCCAACCAGGGCCAGTTCAGTTCGCCGCCCCAAACGGTGAGCGTGTGGCGTTCGGTCACGCGCAATTATGCCGACGATTGCATCACCAATCCACGCGGTGAAGGCTGCCCTGCCGCGTCAACAACGAAGGGACGGTAGCTGCCGTGAATTCACATCTCAATGCCGCAGGCCCTGTAATTTTGGTTTCTTCGCTGGCCCGCCCCCAATTTTCTGTCTGACGGGAATGCCGAGCCCAGTCCGCGGATCCTCTCGGCAGCTGCCGCGCTTCGCAAAGTCTGACGGCGGCACCCAACTTGGGTGCCGCCGTAAGACTTACCTAACTCAGCATGGTGAACTCAGCCACACCCGGAATAGTTGCACACGCTAGGCAGTTACGGCTGGTGAACCTGATGCATTCTGAAAGGAACTCCGCATGCTGTTTTCCGCGCTGACACTCGGCGAGCTTGAACTCCCCAACCGCCTCGTCATGGCACCGCTGACCCGTGTCCGAACCGGCCAAGAGGGCGTCCCTGGACCGCTCGTGGCGGAGCACTACCGCCAGCGCGCGTCGCTCGGCCTGATCGTCAGCGAGGGAACCTACCCCAGCCCGGCCGGCCGCTCCTACCCGGGACAGCCCGGTCTGGTAACGCCAGAACAGATCGCCGGCTGGAAGAAGGTCACCGACGCAGTCCACGCCGAGGGCGGCCGTATCTTTGCCCAGATCATGCACGGCGGCCGCGTCTCGCATGAGGACATCAACGGCGGCCACCGCGTCGTGGCCCCCAGCGCCATTGCCCTCGATGGTGAAACGCGGACCTACAACGGCAAACAGCAGCACCCCGTCCCGCACGAGCTCTCCATCGATGAGCTGCCCGTCGTCCGCGAGGAGATCGTCACGGCGTCGCGCAACGCCATAGAGGCAGGGTTTGACGGCGTTGAGCTGCACTCCGCCAACGGATACCTTCTCCACGAGTTCCTGGCGCCGAACACCAATGTCCGCACCGACAGCTATGGCGGCTCGCCCGAAAACCGCGCCCGCTTCGTCATTGAGACGGTGAACGCCGTCGTGGAGGCCCTGGGTGCCAACCGCGTCGGCATCCGGATCTCGCCCGAGCACAACGTCCAGGGCATCGAAGAGACCGACGCCGCCGACGTCCGGGCAACCTACGAGGTGCTGGTCAACTCCATCGCTCCGCTCAACCTGGCCTACCTGAGCATCCTGCACGCGGACCCGACCGGTGACCTGGTGCAGGACCTGCGATCCCGCTTCAACGGTACGTTCCTGGTCAACACCGGCTTCGGCCTCATCACCACGCGCGAGGAAGCACTGTCACTCGTGGCCGACGGCCACGCTGACGCCGTCGTGGTGGGCCGGCCCGCCATCGCCAACCCGGACCTCGCCCGCCGCTGGCGCGAAGGCCTGCCGCTGAACGAACCGGACCAGTCCACGTTCTACGGAGAGGGCGCGAAGGGTTACACCGACTACCCCGTGTATCAGCCGGCCTAGCCCTCGCGCTGCCCCATTCCGGGCTCCGGTAAGTAGCCAATGGAACCGCCCGTTCGCCGGGTGGTTCCTTTGGCTTAATGGGGCGTTTTTTCTTGAGTGAATCTTGACCCTTTGTCGCATGGAGTCCTGAGTTCGCCCCTGCACTGTTTTGTCCAGCAGGAAATCCACTCAGCATCTACCCGACGGGTCTCACCATGAAGAACAGCGCACTGAAGGTGTCGTCTTTGAGTGCGGCGTGCAGGAGATGCTCCCGCCGCTGCGCATCGTTTTGGATCACGATGGTGGTGGCATGAATCCGCGGGAAAAGATTCCTGGCGCCCTTCTCGTGCTCTTCATATTCTTGCTGGCAATACTTTTGGGCATCGGGGGCGCCTCCGCATTCTCAGTCTGGCAGCGGTAAGACGGAGCGGACGAGTCATCTGAAGGACGTAGGTGCGGCCTTCCCTGAGGCGCCCCTATAGGATCTGATCATGCAAAAAGCGTCCAACGGCACCCGCGCCGGCAGCCGGCCCGAGGATCAGACCGGACGCAAGGGAGGCCGGACTGTCAGCCGCCAGGTTCTGGCCGACCACGTGTACGAGGAGCTGCTGGCTTCGCTCATGGACGGCAGGCTGGAACCCGGGGCCGCCGTCAGCATTGACGGAACTGCCCGCGAGCTGGACGTTTCCCCGACCCCTGTACGTGAAGCACTGGCTCGCCTGGAACACACCGGCATGGTCCGCAGGGTGGCACTCAAGGGCTACAGCGTTGCGCCGGTGTTTACCCGGGAGGACTTTGCGGATCTCATGGAGGCCCGCCTTGCGATCGAGCCCGTCAACGCCCGGCTTGCCTGCGCGCGTCTGAACCCGCACCGCCTCGCCGAGCTTGAGCAAACAGTCACTGACCTGAAGTCGGCACCGCGCGGTCCGTCCTTTGCCGAGTACAAGGATTATCTCGAGGCCGACGAGCGCTTCCACCAGCTGATAGCCCAGCAGACGGGCAACCAGTTCCTCGTCGGCGCCTACGCCGCACTGGGCGGACAGGTTCAGCGCTTCCGGCTTTTCGGGGGCGTGGGAATCACCGACGCCGAGAATGCCATCGCCGAGCACCAGTCGGTCCTGGACGCATTGTCCAGCGGTGACCCCAGCAAGGCGGAAGCCGCCATGGCGGCCCACATTCAGAAGGTCCGCGAACGCGCCATGGCGGACGCCCCGGAGGAGTAGCGGCCCCGGCGCGCATGAGCGACCGGGAGGCGTAGCGTGGAAGATGCAATGACTTGATGCCTCGAGCGTGAGGCTCTTCACACGCAAGCATCATCTCTATAGGATCTTCGATGGCTGGCAATCACGGCCGGGGGGCTAAGGGATGTGACCTTGACAACTCCTATCAGATAGTAAATCCTATAGGAAACAGGATTCCACGAGGGAGTGAACACCATGGCTTACACCGCCGACAACTGGCCCATCACCGCGGCACTGCTGCAGTTCCCGGGCGTCGACGCCCAGGGCACCCACATCAACGACGCTGACGCCTCCGCCTGGGCGGAAGTCTTCACGGAGGTCAAGGAAGCCGGCTTCGCCAACGCCGACCTCACCGACAGCTGGGTCCGTCCCGGCGATCTCAGCAAAGAGCGCCTCACCGAGTTCAAGCAGACCGCCGAGAGCGTCGGCATCGGCATCCCGGTCATCTCCGCCATCCGCCAGAGCGTGATCGAAGAGGGCAAGTGGGAGGACAACCTGGCCTACAGCCACCGCACCATCGACGCCGCCGCTGAACTCGGCTGCGAAGTTGTCTCCTTCGGCCTGCACCAGGCAATCACCCCGGAACAGCAGAAGCAGCTCTGGTTCTGGACCGTCGAAGGCCACAAGGACCCGGTCGGCGACAAGGAAGCCTGGAACAACGCCGTCGCGCGTTTCCAGGAACTTGGCCGGCACGCCGCAGAGGTGGGCGTCCTGCTCTCGCTCGAGATGTACGAGGACACCTACATCGGTACCGCGGACTCGTCCGTGCAGTTCGTCCAGGACATCGGCCTGTCCAACGTCGGCCTCAACCCGGACCTCGGCAACCTGATCCGCCTGCACCGGCCCATCGAGGACTGGCGGGAAATGGTTGCCAAGA from Arthrobacter globiformis harbors:
- a CDS encoding alkene reductase, producing MLFSALTLGELELPNRLVMAPLTRVRTGQEGVPGPLVAEHYRQRASLGLIVSEGTYPSPAGRSYPGQPGLVTPEQIAGWKKVTDAVHAEGGRIFAQIMHGGRVSHEDINGGHRVVAPSAIALDGETRTYNGKQQHPVPHELSIDELPVVREEIVTASRNAIEAGFDGVELHSANGYLLHEFLAPNTNVRTDSYGGSPENRARFVIETVNAVVEALGANRVGIRISPEHNVQGIEETDAADVRATYEVLVNSIAPLNLAYLSILHADPTGDLVQDLRSRFNGTFLVNTGFGLITTREEALSLVADGHADAVVVGRPAIANPDLARRWREGLPLNEPDQSTFYGEGAKGYTDYPVYQPA
- a CDS encoding GntR family transcriptional regulator; translated protein: MQKASNGTRAGSRPEDQTGRKGGRTVSRQVLADHVYEELLASLMDGRLEPGAAVSIDGTARELDVSPTPVREALARLEHTGMVRRVALKGYSVAPVFTREDFADLMEARLAIEPVNARLACARLNPHRLAELEQTVTDLKSAPRGPSFAEYKDYLEADERFHQLIAQQTGNQFLVGAYAALGGQVQRFRLFGGVGITDAENAIAEHQSVLDALSSGDPSKAEAAMAAHIQKVRERAMADAPEE
- a CDS encoding sugar phosphate isomerase/epimerase family protein; translated protein: MAYTADNWPITAALLQFPGVDAQGTHINDADASAWAEVFTEVKEAGFANADLTDSWVRPGDLSKERLTEFKQTAESVGIGIPVISAIRQSVIEEGKWEDNLAYSHRTIDAAAELGCEVVSFGLHQAITPEQQKQLWFWTVEGHKDPVGDKEAWNNAVARFQELGRHAAEVGVLLSLEMYEDTYIGTADSSVQFVQDIGLSNVGLNPDLGNLIRLHRPIEDWREMVAKTLPYSNYWHMKNYIRDEDVARDMYVAMPAPMESGLINYREAFKVALSVGYQGIICTEHYGGDGLSVTASNQDYLRRHVLPKKDGYALGKSQVAQGRQQPAAVAH